In Borreliella burgdorferi B31, the sequence GGGTGATAAGCTGCATTTTAATGCACAAGGAGAGCTTGAAAAGAATGGGGGAAATGATAAATCTGTTAATGCTATAGCACTTTCAAAAGTACATAAATTAACTGAAGAGTTATCTATAGTGCTTGCTAGTGTTTTTGGGAATAGAGCTTTAAAAGGTAATTAAATTATGGCTTTAAAAGGCAAAGGGCAAGCTAAATCTCCTAATGTTGATGATAATCCACAATTAGGGTTAGAATCAGAAATTCCAGCTGCTCCTAGATCTAAACGTCAAACAAGACAGGCTGAAGAAGTACAAGCAAAAGATCCTTATTTAGATTCAGTTAAAGAACTTGACGATGTTCTTTTAAAATTTAAAAAATATTCAAAATCAATGAGTTCGATTGAAAATAGGGTTTTTAGTAGTTCGGGTGGTTGTTTTAAATTAAAGAATGAGCGAGTTAATGCTTATTCTTTTACATGTTCAAGCTTTGCAGACAAAATAGAAGAATACCTTTATGATCCAGCAAATAGTTTTCCATATAAGCGTGGGGTTAAACTTGTTCCAAAAGAGAACTCTATATATGTTGAAGTTGGTGCTGATACTGATATGTATGGGATATGTGTAGATGTATGTGAGTTTAGTAGTACTGCGTATGTATTACCAATTACGAATAACTTTGAAGGGTATCTTGTTACAAGAAATCCGAGTATAAAAATGGGAGAAATATTGGATAAAAGTGCATTTTTTAGAGTTTTTTCTGGAGATTGTGTACATGCTACGATTTTTTTTATCTTTTCAAAAAGAGAATTTCTTGAATTCTTATTATTATTTTTTATTAATTTTTTATTATATACAGTGACATTTTTAGACTTTAATTTTTCTTTATTTGATTTTATTTTTTTGGATAACTCAAGCTTGATACTAGAAAAATAAGTATCAATTATTGAGTATGAAATTCTAGAAGTTTGGTATATACAAAGCTTGCCTTTAAATTGTCCTATGTTATTTGAAAATGTTAGAATTTTTTTATTAATTGCTTTAATTTTAATTAAAAATCTTAAATCTTCTCGTAATGTACGAATTGTAGTTGGCTTATACCCTTCTTTGATTATAAATGAATTTAGTATATTTAATATGTCTTGTTGGTGGTGTATAAGAATACAAAGTGCAGTATTTGTAATATCTTCTTTATGAAGATTAATATTACAATTTTCTTCGAACTTTTTATTTAGAAAATTTATTATGCTGATTATTTTTTTAAGCCTAAGGTTTTTTGATAATAACCTTTTAGTTTTATAACAATAATTATTGTTATAGAGATATAACTGATATCATATTGAATCTCCAATTTATCGTTTATTCAAACTTTTTTATTAATCCTTATTAATAAAACTATTATAGTTTAAATGGTGCATAATTTTCAACATTTTGGCTCGAAGATTTTTTAAAAAAGTGTTGTGATTTTCCTAGTAGAGTAAAAGACCATTAGCTTTTGCTAATGGTCTTTTACAAGGTATTGATAGTTCATAATTTATTATGTAACTATCAATACAAATGTTATATGCTAAAAAATATAAAATATCAAGAAATATGAAAAAAATTTTCATATTTCTCTATTCTGCCATTCTAAATGTCATTAAATGTTCTTTTGATTTTAGCATTCTAACTAATTTTTCAGCATCAAGCACATCTCCATAAAAGTTGTAGTAAAAATTATTTACAACTGTACTGCTTTGGGTCTTTTGTAATTTAGTAATTTCTTCTGAAATAATTTTAGCTTCAAGTTTGCATAAATTTGCATCTATTGGTGCAGGAGTTATTCTTACCAATTCGGGTTGCCCAAACTCACTAGACATTACACCTAAGTTTGGTATATATGTCGGTTTATTTGAAACAAATCGTTCACAACCATGAGCAAGTGTTATCTCTTCAATAGATCCAGCTGATTTTACTGTTGCAATTCTTTTTAGTATTTCGTCTAAAATTTTTTGCATCTTTCTTAACCTATCGGCCTTGCCCAAATTCCACCAATTTTCATCATTTACCTTATCAACTTCGGCCTGTGCTTTTATTCGTTCGGGCTCTGGTTTAGAAAGTTTGTTTTTGCGTTCTACTTCTAGGTTTTTAGTCTCTTCGGTCTTAGTAAGTTGGGTGGTTTCTATATCTTTTTTTGTTTTATATTGTGTTTGTACATCGTGTAATCTTTTTTGAAATTATTCACCAGATATTTGTCCTTTACTTTGAGCCTGTTTGAGAAATTTTATTTCTTTAGTGTATACATCATCTAATTCGCTCAATTTTTCTTTTTTCATTTTGATTTCTGCATCAAAACGATCTTCAAGCTTTTGAAGTTAAACTTCACTTAGTTTTTTAAGTTCCTCCAAATCTTAGTCCCGTTTTTTTCAACTGCTTTAATTCTCGCTTTTTCATGCCCTTTGAAAATTCCCCAAATAAAATCGGTCAATGCTGTTATAAGTTCTGCAACAGCTTCTCCCCAAGGTCCAAGAATTTTTTCAGCGGCTTTTAACCCACTTTTCCAAGTTTCGTACATTTGTTTTGACATTTTTTCCAAAACTTCACCCCAATGCCCATCATGAATTGCTTCTCCAATACTTTCTCCCATATCCTGATTCAAAAAATTACAGCTGACCGATAGATCTTTCATAAAGGCCTTTAGGCCGTCTAACATGCGGTCATATAAGCTTTTTGACGTATCTTTAGCTTTCTCAGCCATTTGTTTTAGAGAGTTTCTGATGGTTTCATTTAGCTTTTCGAATTGCGATTTGTGCTCATTCACGAATTTTTTGTACATTAATTGAATGTCGGATGCCATCTTTTCTTCAGCACTTGCTCTTTCTTTTGCTGGAAGTAACATTGTTTTCTACTCTAAGTCGGTTATTTCTTTTTTGCAGAGCTTTTTGAGCCTCGACAAAAGATCGATCTAAAGAGGTTTTTTCAAATTCCTTAACCTGATTTTCAAGTGCGATTACAACTTGCCTGTTAGACTCGTTCAGAGTTTCGAAACTTTTTCCATATTTTTCTACGAACGCTTTGTTCTTTTCATTGATTTCATCATTCAGTTTCTGTAAAGCACTTTCTTCATCTATATGGGGTAGGGTTAATCGTATTTTTCTTTCACGACTTTCTTTTTCTTTTAGATAGATACTAGTCTATTTTTATCTAGATTTACCCCCCCAAAAAAAGCAAATTTACTTTTGTATTTTTGTGCTTTTGTATTGTTAATAATTTGACCTGTACATCGATTTCTTTTATTTACCATTTGCTTGTACGCTGTAAGTTCTTGTACTAGAAAACTGATATTGTCTATTTGCGAATCAAGGTCTCCTTCCTAGTCAATTTTGAACTTAATGTTGTACTTTTTTTCATTGCATCCAAAAATGCAAGCTTAGCGTCTTTTACACTCAGAATATTTGCAAAAGGTGGAGCAATTTCATACTGCTCACAAGCTTTCTCAAAATTTGACAAAATTTTGGAATCTTTGAAAGCATTAACCTCGGTTTGCCTTTCGGCTTGTTTTCAAGCTTTCGTAAAGTTACTCTCAGCCTCAGCAAGTCGTTTTTCAAAATCTTCTCGTGATATCATGTCTGGCAATTTTTTTCATCAGCCACTAACCGTTCATATTCTTCTGAAGATATTGTTACAAGTTCTTTGTCATTTTTTGGCAAAGATTCAGGAATTGTAACAGTTTCTTCATTTATTTGTTCTTGCATATTGCCCTCCTTAAAATTAAATTTTCTAAATTTGCAAGTACTGATTCATTTCATCTTGTATTTTTAAATACAAACTATCATTTCCCATTTCTTTTGCTTTACTTAAAAGCTCCACATAAGTTGCTAAGGTTTTTGCATGTTTTTCATCAATTTTGGCTTGTTCTTTTTGACTAATTGGTTTTACTGGTTTGTAACACCAATTAGAGCTCAATCCAAATTTTGAAAGTACCGCATTAATGAATGGCGGTACCATTAGTTTGCATATCTGTTAAATGTTTAGATATGATAAATAAATCAAGTGATAAATATATGTTTTTCTTTGCCAATAAAGTATTAGACGCGCTTAAAATAGAACGAATGAAAGTATCTATAAAGACAATAGAATGTATTTTCTAGAACCTTCACAAAGTATTAATCTTATAGAAAAGAAAGAAAGTACAAAAAAAGAAAATAGAATTATAATATCACTTGGCGTGTAGTGATATTATAATTCTATTTATATTTATTCATTAAATTCTTTAAGATTTTGTATTATTTCGTCAATTTCTTTTTGTACATTAATTGTATAGCTAAGCACTTTTATAACTTTCTCAAGATGTTCAATTTCGTCTTCATTTTCATTAATAATAAGTTCTTTCCCTTTTCTGTACTTTAAGTAACTTTTAAGCACTTGATAACTTCCAATTTTGTATTCATATACTTCTTTAGCTACATTAGTAAAACAACATGTTGAATTATAGTAAAGTTCTTTTGTGTCTTCTTTATAAGTAATTTTCTCTACAATACGATTATAGTCTCCAGTGTGATTACCAATACTATTGTTGAGCTTTAAATTATCTTTTAATAAATGAGAATTAATGAGTTTAGTTCCAAGCTTACTAAGCTCTAAAAATGCATCTACATTATTTACAAAAATAATCTTAGGATAGTCTATTTTTAAAAATTCGTAGAATTTTTCTCTATAAGTATTTGAGTATAGCACTGCATAGATATAACCAAATATTTCTTCTGGAGTAAATATTTTACTGTATTTAGTATTAATAAATTCTCTAAAAATATCTTTATTGTCCTTTTCATCCTTCTTAAAGTTTTCTTTTTTTATATTTTTAAATACACCTTGATTTTCTTTTATATAAAGTGGAAAAAGATAGCATGATTCACTACCTTTATTTGAAACAAAACATTTATCCGAAATTTCAGAAGTAACCAAAGCATGTTTAAAACTATTTGTTGATAAAAGCCTTGTTGTAACAAGTCCTATATTGCCTTCAATTTCTAAAATATGTTTCATTGTTTTATATCTTGGCTCTACTACAACCCCTTTATTTTTAGAATAATAAGTAAATCTATTATCAAATGGTCTATATGATATTTCTTTAACATAACTTTTATTAAAATTGGTATTTTTTAAAAATTTTTGAATTTCTGATAACTTCCAAAACATAGAATCTTTTTCTATATCATATTTGTTCCTTGCATCTTGTTCTGGTAAATATGCAAAATCCCTAAGTTTATCCATAAGGTTATCTTTTGTATAATCAATCGCTATTTTGTCTTTTCTAGTTACTATTCCAACATTAAATTCATTAAAAATATCTATTAAAGATTTTCCTTTATTATAAATATCTTCATTTGATAAATCTTTTTTAAGAAAAAAATAATTAGGCTCTTTATAGTCAAGTTTTTCAAAATTAAGATCATAAATATGATTTTTATTTAAAAAATCATATTTATGATCTCTTTTTCCTTTTATACTGCTGTAGTATACATTAGCCAGTTCATTCTTTTTTTCTTTTTCTTTATATTTAGCAAAAATAGCAATTGCAACCCCAGTTTGAATGTCAAATACATTTTCATCTATACTACCATCGTCAGTTTTTTCTTTTTTACGCGAACTACCATGTAGATTAAGGATGTAGATTTCATCAAAAGTGCTTAGCAAATGATGTCTCATGCCTCTGAATGTGATGTTATCAAGGTATCCATTGTTTGTTATAATTCCAAGAAGTCCTTCTTCACTGCCTTTAATAGTTAACAATCCTTCTTTTTTATTGCTCTCTAATTTATTCTCTGCAAATCTAATAAACTTAACATAATCATCATTAAGTGTTTTAGTATTTCTTTCATTTATAGGACTATTTTTTATTTTTTTATAATCATTAACTAAATTCAATATATATTGATTATTATTTTTTGACTCTGCACTATAAGGAGGATTTCCAAGTATTACTAGTATTGGATTACGTTTAATTTCATTTGCTTCTTTCGTCTCTTTTGCAATATCTTTAAAAAAAGAAAAAGAAAAGAATTTCTGATCTGTAATTTCTTTTAAGTCAAGAGTGTTAGTTAAGTACACTTTGAGCTTTGAATCCTTATTAAAGTCAACTTTGCAAACTTCTTTTAAATACTGACTTAATTTAAGGTGTGTTACAGCATAAGGTGCCATTAAATATTCAAAACCATATAAGTTTTTAAGTATATGTAGATTAATATAGTCTTTTTGTCTACCAGATTCCTCTGGGATTTCCTTTAGTATTATAGTACGAATAACTTCAAGTAAAAATGTACCTGTTCCTGTTGCAAAGTCCAGTACTGTAACTTTTTCTTTATTTGCAAGGCCATGATTTAACTTAAATTCTTTTTTAAGCATTTCATTTAAACTACTAACAATAAAACTAACAATAGGGCTAGGGGTGTAGTAAACTCCTTTTGCCTTCCTTAAGGATACATCGTATTTAGCAAGAAAATCTTCATAAAAATAAAGATAGGGATCCTTTAAATTTAAGCTAGAATTAGTAAATGAAAATTCATTAAAAATAAGTTTTGTATCAATATTATTTACTATGCTTATAATACTTTCTAAAATCCATCTTAAGTAATTAAATTCACTATCTTTATGGATATCTTTAATTAGTTTTATAATGTTTTGTATAAGTGAAAAATTAGTAGGTATAAAGTTTTCAATATTTTTAAAATTAATTTCTATATTTTCTTTACTATTAAGACGAGCAATAAAAAGTCCATATGTAATAGTTTGAGCGATTGAATCTGAAAATTCTGAAATATTAAAATCATCGCTATAAATACTTTTTTTAAGTATTCTACAAGTTGAAACTAAAACATTTAGCTCACCTAGTTCTGATTCATCAATATCTAAATTTAGTTTTTCTTTATTTTCCTTTAAGTTTACTTCAATCTCTTCTTTTAAAGATTTAGTTTTACTTGCAAGTAGGCTAGCTAAAGCTTCAATACTTTTTATTTTTTCAAAATGAGAGTTAAAGAACTCAAATAAAATATTTATAATTTTGGTTAATTTATTTTTATCGAGTTTGGTATCTTCACTATATAGCTCTTCTTTAGTTAGTAAAGACCCTCTTAGTTTAATCTCTTTGTCTTTAATCCATATAAACTCAATATAATTTGTAAGAAGTATACTGCGTGTTATATTTTTGTATTTTTCAATTTGGGAACTTTTTAGTATTTCGTCTAAGTTTTGCTCAACTTTTTTAACTTCAATACACCCTATAGTACCCTGGGTTATATTATGTCTAACAATATAGTCGGGTGATCCAAATCCTTCTTTGCTTCGTCTTGGCTCATGCTGAATAGCAATGCTTGAATTTTGATTAATTTTATTAAAATCATTAAGTAAATTTTCTAAATGAGTTCTGTTAGAATACTCTGTTTTTTCTTCTAATTTTGTACTTTTTAGATTAGCTATATATTCTTTTGCCTTTTTAAATAGAGATTCATTATTATTCATTTTTATAAATATAAAA encodes:
- a CDS encoding DUF228 domain-containing protein, with amino-acid sequence MALKGKGQAKSPNVDDNPQLGLESEIPAAPRSKRQTRQAEEVQAKDPYLDSVKELDDVLLKFKKYSKSMSSIENRVFSSSGGCFKLKNERVNAYSFTCSSFADKIEEYLYDPANSFPYKRGVKLVPKENSIYVEVGADTDMYGICVDVCEFSSTAYVLPITNNFEGYLVTRNPSIKMGEILDKSAFFRVFSGDCVHATIFFIFSKREFLEFLLLFFINFLLYTVTFLDFNFSLFDFIFLDNSSLILEK
- a CDS encoding type ISP restriction/modification enzyme, with the protein product MNNNESLFKKAKEYIANLKSTKLEEKTEYSNRTHLENLLNDFNKINQNSSIAIQHEPRRSKEGFGSPDYIVRHNITQGTIGCIEVKKVEQNLDEILKSSQIEKYKNITRSILLTNYIEFIWIKDKEIKLRGSLLTKEELYSEDTKLDKNKLTKIINILFEFFNSHFEKIKSIEALASLLASKTKSLKEEIEVNLKENKEKLNLDIDESELGELNVLVSTCRILKKSIYSDDFNISEFSDSIAQTITYGLFIARLNSKENIEINFKNIENFIPTNFSLIQNIIKLIKDIHKDSEFNYLRWILESIISIVNNIDTKLIFNEFSFTNSSLNLKDPYLYFYEDFLAKYDVSLRKAKGVYYTPSPIVSFIVSSLNEMLKKEFKLNHGLANKEKVTVLDFATGTGTFLLEVIRTIILKEIPEESGRQKDYINLHILKNLYGFEYLMAPYAVTHLKLSQYLKEVCKVDFNKDSKLKVYLTNTLDLKEITDQKFFSFSFFKDIAKETKEANEIKRNPILVILGNPPYSAESKNNNQYILNLVNDYKKIKNSPINERNTKTLNDDYVKFIRFAENKLESNKKEGLLTIKGSEEGLLGIITNNGYLDNITFRGMRHHLLSTFDEIYILNLHGSSRKKEKTDDGSIDENVFDIQTGVAIAIFAKYKEKEKKNELANVYYSSIKGKRDHKYDFLNKNHIYDLNFEKLDYKEPNYFFLKKDLSNEDIYNKGKSLIDIFNEFNVGIVTRKDKIAIDYTKDNLMDKLRDFAYLPEQDARNKYDIEKDSMFWKLSEIQKFLKNTNFNKSYVKEISYRPFDNRFTYYSKNKGVVVEPRYKTMKHILEIEGNIGLVTTRLLSTNSFKHALVTSEISDKCFVSNKGSESCYLFPLYIKENQGVFKNIKKENFKKDEKDNKDIFREFINTKYSKIFTPEEIFGYIYAVLYSNTYREKFYEFLKIDYPKIIFVNNVDAFLELSKLGTKLINSHLLKDNLKLNNSIGNHTGDYNRIVEKITYKEDTKELYYNSTCCFTNVAKEVYEYKIGSYQVLKSYLKYRKGKELIINENEDEIEHLEKVIKVLSYTINVQKEIDEIIQNLKEFNE